In Rheinheimera sp. MM224, one DNA window encodes the following:
- a CDS encoding ATP synthase subunit I, giving the protein MTTIVWLAMDGRSAKSALLGLLCGMLPHSIFAWYVFRFHGADQVQLILKSIYRGEAIKFFVVALLVLAVLKFVAVVHWIFITAFSVALLLQILIPILINYDNWD; this is encoded by the coding sequence ATGACAACTATAGTTTGGCTGGCAATGGATGGACGATCCGCAAAATCTGCTTTGTTGGGGCTGCTCTGTGGCATGCTTCCTCATTCCATCTTTGCCTGGTATGTGTTCCGTTTTCACGGTGCAGATCAGGTTCAATTGATCCTGAAATCCATTTACCGTGGCGAAGCCATCAAATTTTTTGTCGTAGCATTGCTGGTGTTGGCAGTGCTGAAATTTGTCGCAGTAGTGCATTGGATTTTTATCACGGCCTTTAGCGTGGCATTGCTGTTACAAATACTGATACCGATTTTAATTAACTACGATAATTGGGACTAA
- a CDS encoding ParB/RepB/Spo0J family partition protein, whose protein sequence is MSVKKRGLGRGLDALLTTKPVSDQQNDANFSSAQRSELQKLPIEWLKPGKYQPRKDMSQDALEDLASSIRSQGIIQPIVVRQIGEQSYEIIAGERRWRASQLAQLDVIPCIIKDVPDEAAVAIALIENIQREDLNAMEEAIALQRLLSEFELTHQQVADAVGKSRASVTNLLRLNQLNDDVKLLLEHGDIEMGHARALLALDGLAQSDAARIVAAKQMTVRDTENLVRRLLEPTPEATPKVKDPDVSSLEQRLSERFAAPVEINYNKKGKGNLVISYSSLDELEGILSKLQSEYSES, encoded by the coding sequence ATGTCGGTAAAAAAACGTGGCTTAGGCCGGGGCTTAGACGCTTTACTCACTACTAAACCTGTGTCTGATCAACAGAATGACGCCAACTTTTCTTCAGCCCAGCGCAGCGAATTGCAAAAACTGCCGATTGAATGGCTCAAGCCTGGTAAATACCAGCCGCGTAAAGATATGTCGCAGGATGCACTGGAAGATTTAGCCAGTTCAATTCGCTCTCAAGGTATTATTCAGCCTATTGTTGTGCGTCAGATTGGTGAACAATCCTATGAAATCATCGCTGGTGAGCGGCGCTGGCGTGCAAGCCAGTTGGCGCAACTGGATGTTATTCCTTGTATTATCAAAGATGTACCAGACGAAGCTGCTGTCGCTATTGCCCTGATTGAAAACATTCAGCGCGAAGATCTGAATGCGATGGAAGAAGCCATTGCGCTGCAGCGTTTATTGTCCGAATTTGAACTGACGCATCAGCAAGTGGCTGATGCTGTTGGTAAATCACGCGCTAGTGTGACTAATTTATTACGCCTGAACCAGTTGAATGACGATGTGAAGTTACTACTGGAACATGGTGATATCGAAATGGGTCATGCCCGTGCTTTATTAGCTCTGGATGGCCTGGCGCAATCCGATGCAGCCCGCATTGTGGCTGCAAAGCAGATGACGGTACGTGATACTGAAAATCTGGTGCGCCGACTGCTTGAACCTACCCCTGAAGCCACTCCAAAAGTAAAAGACCCGGATGTAAGTTCGCTGGAGCAACGCTTAAGTGAACGTTTTGCCGCCCCCGTTGAGATTAATTACAACAAAAAGGGCAAAGGCAATCTGGTGATTTCATACAGCAGCTTAGATGAGCTGGAAGGCATACTGAGCAAATTACAGTCAGAGTATTCTGAATCCTAG
- a CDS encoding ParA family protein, with protein MGKVIAIANQKGGVGKTTTAVNLAASMAATKRKVLLIDLDPQGNATMGSGVDKYAVHASAYELLVEEKPFAEVVVKETAGGYHLIAANSDVTAAEVRLLNVFARELRLRNALKDARQQYDFIFIDCPPALNMLTVNAMAAADSVLVPMQCEYYALEGLTALMDTINQLTSVVNADLKIEGILRTMYDPRNRLANDVSEQLKQHFGDKVYRAVIPRNVRLAEAPSFGTPVMYYDKGSTGAKAYLALAGEILRRADKKTVKTTTPA; from the coding sequence GTGGGAAAAGTCATAGCTATTGCAAACCAGAAAGGTGGTGTGGGCAAAACAACCACAGCGGTCAATCTGGCTGCCTCTATGGCCGCAACCAAACGCAAGGTGCTGCTGATTGATTTAGACCCGCAAGGCAATGCCACCATGGGCAGTGGTGTCGACAAATACGCCGTGCATGCCAGCGCCTATGAGTTGTTGGTGGAAGAAAAACCTTTTGCCGAAGTGGTGGTGAAAGAAACGGCCGGTGGTTACCACTTGATCGCAGCAAATTCTGATGTGACAGCCGCCGAAGTACGGTTACTTAACGTCTTTGCCCGCGAACTGCGTTTACGTAATGCGCTCAAAGACGCCCGCCAACAGTACGATTTTATTTTTATTGATTGTCCGCCAGCACTGAACATGCTGACGGTGAATGCCATGGCCGCCGCCGACTCCGTGCTGGTGCCTATGCAATGTGAATACTATGCGCTGGAAGGTTTAACTGCCCTGATGGACACCATCAACCAGCTGACGTCTGTGGTGAATGCCGACCTTAAAATCGAAGGTATTTTGCGTACTATGTACGACCCGCGGAACCGTCTGGCGAATGATGTGTCTGAACAGCTGAAGCAACATTTTGGCGATAAAGTCTACCGCGCCGTGATCCCACGTAACGTACGACTGGCGGAAGCGCCAAGTTTTGGTACTCCGGTCATGTATTACGACAAAGGTTCAACAGGGGCAAAAGCCTATCTGGCGCTCGCTGGCGAAATTTTACGCCGCGCCGATAAAAAAACTGTAAAAACCACCACTCCCGCCTAA
- the rsmG gene encoding 16S rRNA (guanine(527)-N(7))-methyltransferase RsmG, which yields MLEKLKKLVAQTSLVLSEHQLQQLVAYVQLLDKWNSAYNLTSVRDPEEMLVKHIMDSLVVAPFVTGKRIIDVGTGPGLPGIPLAIALPDKQFYLLDSLGKRIRFLNHVKLQLKLQNFEAIQSRVEDHQPETGYDAVLSRAFASMTDMVNWCQHLPGANGQFLAMKGALAQEEIAALPNFVKVVGSHPLQVPTLNAERYLVVLEKV from the coding sequence ATGCTGGAAAAATTAAAAAAGCTGGTCGCACAGACCAGCTTGGTTTTATCTGAACACCAATTGCAACAGCTTGTGGCTTATGTTCAACTGCTGGACAAGTGGAACAGTGCTTACAATCTGACCTCAGTGCGTGATCCGGAAGAAATGCTGGTGAAACACATTATGGACAGCCTGGTTGTGGCGCCTTTTGTCACTGGAAAACGTATTATCGACGTCGGTACCGGTCCTGGTTTACCTGGTATACCACTGGCGATCGCTTTACCTGACAAGCAATTTTACCTGCTGGACAGCCTTGGCAAACGTATTCGTTTTTTAAATCATGTCAAATTACAGCTGAAACTACAGAACTTTGAAGCTATTCAGAGTCGGGTGGAAGATCATCAACCTGAAACAGGGTATGATGCGGTGCTGAGTCGGGCTTTTGCTTCAATGACCGATATGGTGAATTGGTGTCAGCATTTGCCAGGAGCCAATGGCCAGTTTTTAGCCATGAAAGGTGCTTTAGCTCAAGAAGAAATTGCAGCTTTGCCGAATTTTGTTAAAGTTGTCGGCAGTCATCCGTTACAGGTGCCAACACTGAACGCCGAACGTTATCTGGTAGTGTTGGAGAAAGTCTAA
- the mnmG gene encoding tRNA uridine-5-carboxymethylaminomethyl(34) synthesis enzyme MnmG, which yields MLFQETFDVIVVGGGHAGTEAALAAARMGMQTLLLTHNVETLGQMSCNPAIGGIGKGHLVKEIDALGGVMAKATDRAGIQFRTLNSSKGPAVRATRAQADRQLYRAAVRLVLENQPNLKIFQQACDDLIVENHQVYGVVTQMGLKFKAKSVVLTVGTFLGGQIHIGLQNYSGGRAGDPPSIALARRLRELPFRVGRLKTGTPPRIDARTVDFSVMQAQPGDNPTPVFSFMGSHRDQPTQIPCHITYTNEQTHDIIRNGLDRSPMYTGVIEGIGPRYCPSIEDKITRFADKDKHQIFIEPEGLTTHELYPNGISTSLPFDVQLNLVRSIIGLENAHITRPGYAIEYDFFDPRDLKTSLETKFIKGLFFAGQINGTTGYEEAGAQGLMAGMNAALSAQDKESWTPSRDQAYVGVLIDDLTTMGTKEPYRMFTSRAEYRLMLREDNADIRLTAKGRELGLVDDVRWAAFNLKIEQIELERQRLKQQWIHPQHAALAEVNLLVKTPLSKEASLEELIRRPEVNYQDLMKIDLVGPGLADPAAAEQVEIQIKYEGYINRQQDEISRQERNENTRLPAGFDYKAVKGLSNEVILKLNQVQPETMGQASRISGITPAAISLLLVYLKKQGLLRKSA from the coding sequence ATGCTTTTTCAGGAAACATTTGATGTCATCGTTGTTGGTGGTGGTCACGCCGGCACAGAGGCTGCGCTTGCTGCGGCCCGCATGGGAATGCAAACTTTATTGCTGACTCACAACGTTGAGACTTTAGGTCAGATGTCCTGTAATCCGGCCATTGGTGGCATTGGTAAAGGCCATCTGGTGAAAGAAATTGATGCCCTGGGTGGTGTCATGGCGAAAGCTACGGATCGTGCAGGGATCCAATTCAGAACTCTAAACAGTTCGAAGGGCCCGGCTGTCCGTGCAACCCGTGCTCAGGCTGACCGTCAGCTCTATCGTGCAGCTGTACGTTTAGTTCTTGAAAACCAGCCAAACCTGAAGATCTTTCAACAAGCCTGTGATGACTTGATCGTAGAAAACCATCAGGTTTATGGTGTAGTGACCCAAATGGGTTTGAAATTTAAAGCCAAATCAGTGGTGCTGACTGTAGGTACTTTCCTCGGTGGCCAGATCCATATTGGTTTACAAAATTACAGCGGTGGCCGTGCAGGTGATCCGCCGTCCATAGCGCTTGCCAGACGTTTACGTGAATTGCCTTTCCGTGTGGGTCGCTTAAAAACCGGTACTCCACCCCGAATTGATGCCAGAACTGTTGATTTTTCAGTGATGCAGGCTCAGCCTGGTGATAACCCTACTCCGGTGTTTTCGTTTATGGGATCCCACAGGGATCAACCAACGCAGATACCTTGTCATATCACCTACACCAACGAGCAAACTCACGATATTATTCGTAATGGTTTAGACAGATCCCCTATGTACACTGGTGTGATTGAAGGCATAGGCCCACGTTATTGCCCTTCGATTGAAGATAAGATCACCCGTTTTGCTGACAAAGATAAACATCAGATCTTTATTGAACCTGAAGGTTTAACCACACACGAGCTGTATCCAAACGGGATATCTACCAGCTTGCCTTTTGACGTGCAGTTAAACCTGGTTCGTTCGATCATAGGTCTGGAAAATGCCCATATTACCCGCCCTGGTTATGCCATTGAATATGACTTTTTTGATCCACGTGATTTAAAAACTTCATTGGAAACTAAATTCATTAAAGGTTTGTTTTTTGCAGGACAAATCAACGGCACTACAGGCTACGAAGAAGCTGGTGCTCAGGGCTTAATGGCTGGCATGAACGCTGCGCTTTCTGCTCAGGACAAAGAGTCCTGGACACCAAGCCGTGATCAGGCCTATGTCGGTGTATTGATTGACGATCTGACCACTATGGGTACGAAAGAGCCCTACCGTATGTTCACCAGCCGTGCTGAATACCGTCTGATGTTACGTGAAGACAATGCTGATATTCGTTTAACCGCCAAAGGTCGTGAGTTAGGTTTGGTTGACGATGTTCGCTGGGCAGCATTTAACCTGAAAATCGAACAAATTGAACTGGAACGTCAGCGCTTAAAACAGCAGTGGATCCACCCACAACACGCGGCTTTGGCTGAAGTGAACCTGTTGGTGAAAACTCCGCTGAGCAAAGAAGCCAGTCTGGAAGAATTGATCCGTCGTCCTGAAGTGAATTATCAGGATCTGATGAAAATTGATCTGGTAGGCCCTGGGTTAGCCGACCCTGCAGCTGCTGAACAGGTTGAAATTCAAATCAAGTACGAAGGTTATATCAATCGCCAGCAGGATGAGATCTCCAGACAAGAGCGTAACGAGAACACCCGTTTACCTGCAGGCTTTGATTACAAAGCGGTGAAAGGTTTATCCAACGAAGTGATACTGAAACTGAATCAGGTGCAACCTGAAACTATGGGTCAGGCTTCTCGTATTTCAGGCATCACGCCTGCCGCTATTTCGTTATTGCTGGTCTACCTGAAAAAACAGGGTTTACTGCGCAAATCTGCTTAA
- the mioC gene encoding FMN-binding protein MioC codes for MIEILVGSQMGAAEYAAEQVAETLEKAGYEVKLHLTPDLTLITRNSIWLVVTSTYGAGDLPDNIQPFVDQLAQDRTDLTTVSYAVITLGDSSYDTFCLAGKKISDLFGSLGGRLLLPGLDIDVLTAELPEDQALVWLPEFIKTLP; via the coding sequence ATGATTGAGATCCTTGTGGGCAGCCAAATGGGCGCTGCGGAATATGCAGCAGAACAAGTAGCTGAAACTTTGGAAAAAGCGGGTTATGAAGTAAAACTTCATCTCACCCCTGATTTAACACTGATAACCAGAAATAGTATCTGGTTAGTCGTCACTTCGACGTATGGCGCAGGGGATCTGCCCGATAATATCCAACCTTTTGTGGATCAATTAGCACAAGATCGAACAGATCTTACCACAGTTTCCTACGCAGTGATCACTTTAGGTGATTCCAGTTACGATACTTTTTGTCTGGCCGGTAAAAAAATCTCTGACCTTTTTGGTTCTTTAGGTGGCCGATTATTGTTACCAGGATTAGATATAGATGTTTTAACGGCTGAACTGCCTGAAGATCAAGCTTTGGTCTGGCTACCTGAATTTATCAAAACTCTGCCTTAA
- a CDS encoding DEAD/DEAH box helicase → MSESMSFSQLALPEPILRAVLELGYEHPSPIQEAAIPKLLAGEDLLGQAQTGTGKTAAFALPLLARLDPAQNDPQILVLAPTRELAIQVAEAFQAYARYMPAFHVLPLYGGQNYTTQLKALKRGSQVIVGTPGRIMDHLDRGTLVLDKLRAIVLDEADEMLRMGFIDDVQTIMDATPPGRQVAMFSATMPNQIRAIAQKHLKNAHEVKIESKTSTVERIQQRYVMLDNNQKLDALTRILEGEEYDASIIFVRTKSATEEIAEKLGARGYAVACLNGDMNQAHREQTIRRLKADQLDVIVATDVAARGLDVERISLVINYDIPYDSEAYVHRIGRTGRAGRDGKAILFVSPRERRLLRTIEHATRQPIEKMSLPTGQVIEQRRIESFRAQLAQTIEAKNLSFFQDLVNDWREKLETTDVDMAAALLYLAQKDSPLNVANQFPEIREPHSRDRDDRAPSSGRDKFARGDRPERSGDRPERGADRPPRQRRELKGDYTNYRIEVGKEHGVRAGDIVGAIANEANIDSQFIGNIKLFDHFSTVELPANIPAETMQHLKKVYVRKQKLNISVDTGSTAGGSTSGSAPSSAPRRERTETGSGPRPGAAPRAPRKPRD, encoded by the coding sequence ATGTCCGAGTCCATGTCTTTTTCCCAGCTAGCGCTGCCGGAACCTATTCTTCGTGCAGTTTTAGAACTTGGTTATGAACATCCGTCTCCAATTCAGGAAGCGGCTATTCCTAAGTTACTAGCTGGTGAAGACTTGCTAGGCCAAGCCCAAACAGGTACTGGTAAAACAGCTGCGTTTGCACTGCCTTTATTAGCCCGTTTAGATCCGGCCCAAAATGATCCACAAATTTTAGTGTTGGCTCCTACTCGCGAACTGGCTATCCAGGTTGCAGAAGCATTCCAGGCTTATGCCCGTTATATGCCAGCTTTCCATGTACTGCCTTTATATGGCGGTCAAAACTACACCACTCAGTTAAAAGCACTGAAACGTGGTTCTCAAGTTATTGTTGGTACGCCAGGTCGTATCATGGACCACCTGGATCGCGGCACTTTAGTGCTGGATAAACTGCGTGCCATAGTACTGGACGAAGCCGACGAAATGTTGCGTATGGGTTTTATCGATGATGTTCAAACTATCATGGATGCTACTCCGCCAGGCCGTCAGGTTGCGATGTTCTCCGCGACTATGCCAAACCAGATCCGTGCTATTGCTCAGAAGCATTTAAAAAATGCTCATGAAGTAAAAATCGAATCAAAAACGTCCACTGTTGAGCGTATTCAACAGCGTTACGTGATGCTGGACAATAATCAGAAGCTGGATGCGTTAACCCGTATTCTGGAAGGCGAAGAATATGATGCAAGCATCATTTTCGTTCGTACCAAAAGTGCGACTGAAGAAATTGCTGAAAAGCTGGGCGCCCGTGGTTATGCAGTAGCTTGCTTAAACGGTGATATGAACCAGGCTCACCGCGAGCAAACCATCCGTCGTTTAAAAGCTGATCAGCTGGACGTGATAGTTGCAACAGACGTTGCTGCCCGTGGTCTGGACGTAGAACGTATCAGTCTGGTTATCAACTATGACATTCCATACGATAGCGAAGCTTATGTACACCGTATCGGTCGTACTGGCCGTGCTGGTCGTGATGGTAAAGCCATTCTGTTTGTATCGCCACGTGAACGTCGTTTACTGCGTACTATCGAACATGCGACTCGTCAGCCGATTGAAAAAATGTCGCTGCCAACAGGTCAGGTGATTGAACAACGTCGTATCGAGTCTTTCCGTGCTCAGTTAGCCCAGACCATTGAAGCGAAAAACTTAAGCTTCTTCCAGGATCTGGTGAACGATTGGCGTGAAAAGTTAGAAACCACTGATGTAGATATGGCTGCAGCCCTGTTGTATCTGGCGCAGAAAGATTCTCCGTTAAACGTAGCTAACCAGTTCCCGGAAATCCGTGAACCACATAGCCGTGACCGTGATGATCGTGCTCCATCTTCAGGCCGTGATAAATTTGCCCGTGGCGACAGACCAGAACGTTCAGGTGACCGTCCTGAGCGCGGTGCAGATCGTCCACCACGTCAACGTCGTGAGTTAAAAGGTGATTACACCAATTATCGCATTGAAGTGGGTAAAGAACATGGTGTGCGCGCTGGTGACATCGTTGGCGCTATCGCAAACGAAGCCAACATCGACAGCCAGTTCATCGGTAACATCAAGCTGTTTGATCATTTCAGTACTGTAGAATTACCAGCCAATATCCCGGCTGAAACTATGCAGCACCTGAAAAAGGTCTATGTGCGTAAGCAGAAACTGAATATCAGTGTGGATACCGGCTCAACAGCTGGTGGTTCAACCTCTGGTTCAGCTCCAAGCTCAGCACCACGTCGTGAACGCACGGAAACAGGCTCAGGCCCGCGTCCAGGTGCAGCTCCACGTGCACCACGTAAGCCAAGAGATTAA
- the trxC gene encoding thioredoxin TrxC, protein MIIACPHCSTLNRVQPEKFADHPKCGQCKDALFAGKPIELTQQNFVNQIQKSELPVVVDFWASWCGPCLNFAPVFNQAAAELEPQFRFAKVNTEQQQQLAAQFQIRSIPTLMLFKAGKLVAQQSGAMPKQMFYQWLQQHS, encoded by the coding sequence ATGATTATTGCCTGTCCTCACTGTTCAACCTTAAACCGGGTTCAGCCGGAAAAGTTTGCCGATCATCCTAAATGTGGTCAGTGCAAAGACGCGCTTTTTGCCGGAAAACCTATAGAGTTAACCCAGCAGAATTTTGTCAATCAGATCCAAAAGTCAGAATTACCTGTGGTGGTGGATTTTTGGGCCAGCTGGTGTGGGCCTTGTCTGAACTTTGCGCCGGTATTTAATCAGGCCGCGGCAGAGTTAGAGCCACAATTTCGGTTTGCCAAAGTAAATACTGAACAGCAACAACAACTGGCAGCACAGTTTCAAATTCGCTCTATTCCCACTCTGATGTTGTTTAAAGCAGGTAAGCTGGTTGCCCAACAATCTGGTGCTATGCCAAAACAGATGTTTTATCAGTGGTTACAGCAACATAGTTAA
- a CDS encoding YbhB/YbcL family Raf kinase inhibitor-like protein, producing MTSSVFQLTSPDIREGHFMAKTFEFNGFGCDGPNLSPALNWQNAPAGTQSFAITVFDPDAPTGSGFWHWLVLDIPATVTSFAQGAGNGQLPVGCRCFNNDYGIKEFGGACPPEGHGMHRYQFTVWALPEATLGVPDGASAAVVGFMLNATAIGKATLTATYAR from the coding sequence ATGACATCCAGCGTATTTCAACTGACAAGCCCGGATATCCGTGAAGGCCATTTTATGGCAAAGACCTTTGAATTTAATGGTTTTGGTTGTGATGGTCCGAATCTGTCGCCTGCATTAAACTGGCAGAATGCGCCAGCCGGTACTCAAAGTTTTGCTATTACTGTGTTCGATCCGGATGCACCTACAGGTTCAGGTTTCTGGCATTGGCTGGTTCTGGATATTCCAGCTACTGTCACTTCATTCGCTCAGGGCGCTGGTAATGGTCAGCTACCAGTAGGCTGCCGCTGTTTTAACAACGACTATGGCATCAAAGAATTTGGTGGCGCCTGCCCACCTGAAGGCCATGGTATGCACCGCTATCAGTTTACGGTTTGGGCTTTACCGGAAGCGACTTTAGGCGTACCTGATGGTGCCAGCGCTGCTGTAGTAGGTTTTATGCTGAATGCGACCGCCATTGGCAAAGCGACTTTAACCGCCACCTATGCGCGGTAA
- a CDS encoding sulfite exporter TauE/SafE family protein: MDLWVLTLFILAGLAGGLLLGLIGVGMALVTVPFLTFMLPSLGFSAEVSPLIALASSMVIAAIGSVSSLRVHHQKGTINWGLIRLMLPASLFGVVLGSLLVTRLPALWLQCIFAAFLLYVAFSMLKPSKEKPSAVDQTQLQDPPSNQLLRWFPALVGATGSFIGAGGGVLMVPFLSRFMAMPKAVASSVAVGFPVTVFGAISYMLQTTPVAHPDLIGAVYWPAVLGMSIGSVVAAPLGVQLATKVPAALLKKLFAFVLLLIALKMLLSF; the protein is encoded by the coding sequence ATGGATCTGTGGGTACTGACGTTATTTATTCTGGCGGGTCTTGCTGGTGGCTTGTTGTTGGGCCTGATTGGCGTCGGCATGGCTTTGGTGACAGTGCCCTTTTTAACTTTTATGCTGCCATCTTTAGGTTTTAGTGCAGAAGTTTCACCTCTGATTGCGCTTGCCAGTTCTATGGTGATTGCCGCTATAGGTTCTGTTTCTTCACTGCGGGTGCATCATCAAAAGGGTACTATTAACTGGGGGTTGATCAGGTTGATGTTACCAGCCAGTTTATTTGGCGTTGTGCTCGGCTCCTTGCTGGTGACACGTTTGCCAGCTTTGTGGCTGCAGTGTATTTTCGCCGCTTTTTTGCTTTATGTGGCTTTTTCTATGTTAAAGCCGTCGAAGGAAAAACCTTCAGCAGTGGATCAAACGCAACTGCAAGATCCTCCCTCAAATCAACTATTACGCTGGTTTCCGGCTTTAGTCGGAGCCACCGGCAGTTTTATCGGCGCTGGTGGAGGTGTCTTGATGGTGCCTTTTTTAAGTCGTTTTATGGCCATGCCCAAAGCCGTAGCCAGTTCAGTGGCGGTGGGTTTTCCGGTGACTGTGTTTGGCGCAATCTCCTATATGCTGCAAACAACTCCTGTTGCTCATCCGGATCTGATAGGTGCTGTGTATTGGCCTGCTGTGCTGGGAATGAGTATAGGTTCTGTGGTGGCTGCTCCGCTTGGTGTGCAGCTCGCCACTAAAGTGCCTGCGGCCTTGTTGAAGAAGTTATTTGCCTTCGTATTACTTTTGATAGCGCTAAAGATGCTGCTGTCTTTTTAA